Within bacterium, the genomic segment TCCTCCGCCAGTTCGAGTTTCTCCAGCATCCACTGCAGATAATCGGGATAATTTTCATGAATCCAGCGCAGCGAATTGCCGCGGTGCTTGCCGAAACCGATCACCGCCTCATTGTTCTTCCAGTAAAACTTGCGGTCCGAAGTGACCCAGCGGGTGTCGTCGGAAGCTGTACTGTAGGCCCCGAGTTTGGCGACGTCGCGGGGCAGGTCGGGATAGCGCTCCAGCTGCCCCTCGAGCACCTCGAGGGTGGCGCGCACATCGGCCAGCGCGTCATGGGCCCCCTTGAGCTCGCGGCGGCAGTAGAACCGGTAAGCCGCGCTGAGATCGCGCGGCTCGCGCTTGTGAAAAATCACCTGGGCATCGACGACACATCGCCCGGCCATATCGAGAGGGAAGCCGGCCCGCTCCATCTCCGCCTGGAGAAAGGGGAGATCGAACCGCGCAGCATTGAAGCCGGCGAGATCACTCTCGTGAAGAAGGCCACCGATGCGCGGCGCAAAATATTTGAAGGGCGGCTTGTCCGCCACGACGGAATCGGTGATCCCGTGAACCCGGCTCGCCTCGGGCGGAATCGGGATCCCGGGATGGACCAGTTCTTTCCATTCCGTCAGCGTCTTGTCGGGATCAACGCGGATGAAGGCAAACTGAACGATCCGGTCCTGCTGGACATCCAGACCGGTGGTCTCAAGGTCAAAAAAGACCAGGGGCCGGCTCAGCGGCAGGTGGAGCAGGGGCGTGTCCGGCTCATCAAATAGAAAAGACTGCTGTTCATTGGCCATGTGGAGCGCTTTCGGCTGGGTCCGTCAGGTGATCAAAAGTGCAGCGATGCCCGCGCAGGGGCACCGGATAATATAGTTTAAAATTATGTAAAAGATAGAATAAAATCAAACAATTCTTCTCAGCCACATCGAGATGAAAAAAACATGGTTTTTTGAGAAATTTTAACTAACTTGTCCTGAAAAAAATGTCTGACTAACCAATAGTAACATCATGAAACGCACCTTCTCTTCCCTTGCCGCGGCGGTTTTGCTGTGCACGGGCATGGCTTTGGCGCGCCCCTCCGGCAACAGCGGATTTGGCGTCGGTTTTATCATCGGCGCCCCCACCGGTCTGAGCATCAAAAACTGGCTCGGCCCACATCAGGCCTTCGATGCCGCCGCAGCCTGGACGACCTCCGGGGATGAACACTCCCTTTATCTCCACGCCGACATGCTCATCCAGCGCCCCAACGCCATTCATCTTGATCCGGTCTGGCTGGACTGGCACTATGGGCTCGGCTTCGCCATGAACTTCAAGGACGACACCGAAACCCGGCTGCGCATCCCCATCGGCCTCGATTATGGTCTTACCTCCATCCCCCTGGAATTTTTCGCCGAACTTGTCCCTGCCGTCCTGCTCACCCCCGATACGGGATTCGATATCGATGGCGGCCTCGGCGTGCGCATCTTTTTCTAACCTTTCGAGAGGACTGCATGAAGAACGCCCTGCCCCTGACTGACGCCTTTTCAAACCGTCATATCGGCCCCCATCCCGCCGAACGTGACGAAATGCTCGAGGTCATTGGCGTCCCTTCGCTCGACGCCCTGATCGATCAGACCATCCCCGCCAACATCCGCCTGAAAAAGCCCTTTGACACCCAAGAGCCGCTCAGCGAGTACCAGCTCCTCCAGTCGCTTGGCAAAATCGCCGCAAAGAACCGCGTCTTCCGCTCCTGCATCGGCCTCGGGTTTTACGACACCATCACCCCGCCGGTCATTCAGCGCAACATTTTCGAGAATCCCGGCTGGTATACGCAATATACGCCCTACCAGGCCGAGATCTCACAAGGGCGCCTCGAGGCCCTGCTCATCTTCCAGAACATGATCAGCGATCTCACCGCCATGGAGATCGCCAACGCCTCGCTGCTCGATGAGCCCACCGCCGCCGCCGAGGCGATGACCATGCTCTTTCGCGTCAACAGTAAAAAGACCCGCGACCCACAAAACAACGTCTTTCTGGTCTCGGACCAATGCCTGCCACAGACCATCGACGTGCTGCGCAGCCGCTCGGCACCCCAGGGCATCGAGCTGCGCATCGCCGACCTCCACAGCGCGGTGATCGACGAGCGCGTCTTCGGCATCCTGATCCAGTACCCCGATGTCAACGGCTGCGCTGAAGCGTGGACCGAATATATTGAAAAAGTACACGCTGCCGGCACCCTCGTCGCCGTGGCCGCGGATTTGCTGGCGTTGGTTATGCTCACCCCCCCGGGCGAGATGGGAGCCGACATTGTCCTCGGCTCGGCGCAGCGATTCGGCGTGCCCATGGGATTCGGCGGCCCGCATGCCGCCTTTTTCGCCACTCGCAATGAGTATGCCCGCCAGATGCCGGGCCGCATCATCGGCGTCTCCGTCGATCGGCACGGCCACCGCGCCTACCGCATGACCCTGCAAACCCGCGAGCAGCACATCCGCCGCGAAAAGGCGACTTCCAACATCTGTACTGCCCAGGCCCTGCTCGCTATCATGGCCGGGATGTATGGTGTCTGGCACGGCCCCGATGGGCTCAAGGCCATCGCCGGGCGGGTCCATCTCCTCACCCGTGTCCTGGCGGCCCATCTCAAGGCGTTGGGCTACAAGATCGTTCATGAGGTTTTTTTCGACACCCTGCTGGTGGATGCCGGCGGCGCAGCGGAGCAGATTCATGCCCTGGCTCGCGATAAGGGCATCAATTTCCGCCCGGCTGGCGGCCGGATCGGCATCGCCCTCGACGAGACCCTCCAGCAGGCCGATATCGAGGAGATCACCGCCCTCTTCGCCGCCGCCCGCGGCCTGCAGGCCCCTGCGATCGACTGGCCCGGCGAGGCGGCCACCCGCGCCGCGGTCCTCCCCCCCTCTCTGACGCGCACCTCGGCTTTCCTCAGCCATCCGGTCTTCAACGGCTATCATTCCGAGCACAAAATGGTGCGTTTCCTCAAGCGTCTCGAGAAAAAAGATCTCTCCCTGACCACCTCAATGATCCCCCTCGGTTCCTGCACCATGAAGCTCAATGGCACCGCCGAAATGCTGCCGCTGACCTGGCCCGGCTTCAGCAAGCTCCATCCTTTCGCACCGGCAGACCAGACGGAAGGATATCAGGAGATCATCAAGGAACTCGAGCACGACCTCTGCAAGATCACCGGATTCGCCGCCGCCTCCTTCGAGCCCAATTCCGGAGCCCAGGGTGAATTCACCGGCCTGATGGTCATCCGCGCCTGGCATCACGACCGCGGCGAGGCCCACCGCAATGTCACCCTCATCCCCTCTTCGGCGCACGGCACCAATCCCGCCAGCGCGGTGATGGCGGGCACCAAAGTGGTGGTCGTCGCCTGCGATGAGCGCGGCAACATCGACCTCGCCGACCTCAAGGCCAAGGCGGAACTGCACCAGGAGAACCTCTCGGCCCTCATGGTCACCTATCCCTCCACCCACGGGGTATTCGAAGAACAGATCGTCGAGATCTGCAAGATCATCCATGCGCATGGCGGCCAGGTTTATATGGACGGGGCCAACATGAATGCCCAGGTGGGATTGACCAATCCGGCGGCGATCGGCGCCGATGTGTGTCACCTCAACCTCCACAAGACCTTCGCCATCCCGCACGGCGGTGGCGGACCGGGCATGGGGCCGATCTGCGTCGCCGGGCATCTTGTCCCCTACCTGCCGGGGCACCCCTTGGTCAAAACCGGGGGCAGCAAGGCCATCCCGGCGGTCAGCGCCACGCCCTACGGCAGCGCCAGCATCCTGCTGATCTCCTGGGCCTACATCAAGCTGATGGGCAGCGCCGGCCTGACGGAGGCGACCCGATACGCCATCCTCAACGCCAACTATATCGCCGCCCGACTCGGCAAAGAATACAAGGTGCTCTACACCGGCGAGCGCGGCCGGGTCGCCCACGAGATGATCTTCGACCTCTCCGAATTCAAGGCCAGCGGCATCGAAGCGAGCGACATCGCCAAACGGCTGATGGATTATAATTTCCACGCCCCGACCGTCGCCTTCCCAGTCCATAACTCAATCATGGTCGAGCCGACCGAGAGTGAGGACAAGGCCGAGCTCGACCGCTTCTGCGATGCCCTCAGCGCCATCCGCCGCGAGATCCAGGCGGTGGTGGACGGAACAGCGGATCCGGCCGATAACGTGCTTAAAAACGCACCGCATACGGCCGCCGAAGTCAGCGCCGACCACTGGAGCCATCCCTATACCCGGGAGCAGGCGGCCTGGCCGGTCGACTGGCTGCGCACGGACAAGTTCTGGCCAGCTGTGGGCCGCATCGACGACACCTATGGCGACCGCAACCTCTTCTGCGTCTGTCCGCCGCTGGAGGCGTATCAATAACCGGTTTCGCCTGACAACCCGGCTCCATATTCAGTGATTTGCAGAAAAGAGCCCCTACCTTATGAAGGAGTTACGCTTTCATGGTCGCGGCGGGCAGGGTACCGTGCTCGCCTCGATCGCACTCGCCAAAGCCTTTTTTCAGGCGGGCTATTGGGTGCAGACCTTTCCGGTCTTCGGCTCCGAGCGCCGCGGCGCCCCGGTCGAGGCTTATCTGCGCCTCGATACCGCCCAGATCTACCTGCGCAGCAACATCTATGCGCCGGATCATGTAGTCGTTCAGGATGCCGGCTTGCTGACTTTCCTGGATGTGACCAGGGGCCTCAAGCCCGGCGGCTGGATCCTGCTCAACACCCCGGCGCTTCCGGCGGATCTGCGGCCTTTCGAGGGCTTTTGCCTTGCCTGTATCGACGCCTCCGCCATCGCCCGAGCCCACGGCCTCGGCTCGAAAACCCAACCCATCACCAATACCGCCATGATGGGAGCCTTCTCGCGTTTATTCTCCAATCCGCCCCTTGATACCGTGCTGCAAGCCATCGAAAGGGAGGTGCCCGTCAAGATTGAAGAAAATATCGCCGCCGCCCGCGCCGCCTTCGACGCGGCGACGCTGCATGGACAGGTGCATGGGACCGGCTTCTTGCCCATGGCGGGTCCCCGTTTCCGGAAGGCGGTTTCATGACGCCACAACCTGAAACGACGCTCCCCGTCCCGTTCTTCCTGCCGATCGCCGAGGCCTCGACCGCTGCCAACCGCACCGGATCATGGAGCACCCACCAGCCGCATTACCAGAACAAGACCGCTCCGTGCACCTCGCGTTGCCCCTGCGGTGAGGAGATCCCGCGCATCGAGATGCTGACTGCGCGCGGAGAATATGCCCGGGCCTGGCGCACGATTCTGCTGGAAAATCCCTTCCCCGGCAGCTGCGGCCGCGTCTGCTTCCACCCCTGCGAGGACTCCTGTAACCGCGGCGAGTTCGATACCCCGATCGCCATCAATGCCCTCGAGCGCTTCCTCGACGATCAGGCCAAAGCGACGGGTGCCGCTATCGACTTGACCCCCGGCGCGCCAACCGGCCGGCGCATCGCCATCGCAGGCGCCGGTCCCGCCGGGCTCGCCGCGGCCTGGTTCCTCGCCCTCCTCGGTCACTCCTGCGAAGTCTTTGAAGCAGCTCCCGAACCCGGCGGACTGCTGCGCTACGGCATCCCCGCCTACCGTCTGCCCGCGGCGGTCCTGGCCCGCGAAATCGGGCGCATTGAATCACTCGGTGTGCACATTCATTGCTCTGCCCCGGTCGATAGAGCCTTCGTGGAGGCGTCCCGGTCTCACTTCGACGCCCTTTTCGTCGGCTGCGGCAACGGCCACTCCCTAACCCTCGATATCCCCGGCGGCGAGCTCGCCCATGACGGTCTAGCCTTTCTCCGCGATTGCCGCACCCAGGCTGTCGCAGCGGAGCGCGCTGCTGCTGCGCATACTGCCCTGCCCGCAGCGATCATCGGCGGCGGCAACAGCGCCATCGACATCGCCCGCACCCTGCTGCGGCTCGGCCGGCCTGCGGCCATCATCTACCGCCGCCGCCGTAAGGACATGCCCGCCTTCAGCCAGGAGGTCGTCCGCGCCCTGCAGGAGGGCGTGCAACTGATCGAGCTCAGCGCCCCGCTCGCGCTGCGCCCCGCCGCGGATCATTTCGAATTGACCGTGCAGCGCATGCGTCCCGGCGAACCGGGCGCGGACGGGCGTATGCGCGTCGTCGCGGTGCCTGGCGAGACCGCAACCCTCGCCGTCGCTGCGGTCTACACCGCCATCGGCGCTACGGCAGCGCCGCCCTGGGTCGCGCTGATCCAGGATGAAACAGCCCTCCACTTCAGCCACAGCCGGCTCCTGCCGGCATCGGCCGCGGGGTTGCCGGTGATCCTGGGCGGGGATCTGGTCAACCGCGAGCAGAGCGTCGCCGACGCCATCGCCTCCGGCAAGGAAGCGGCGATTGCCCTCGACTTGCTCCTCAGGAAGGGGATCGAGACCGTCGCTCCGGGGATCGCGCGCTGCCGCGTCGGCGAGGGAGAGGCCCTCTCCATGGAAATCCATCAAGGCGGCGGCCGTGCGAACCACTCGCGCCGGGTCGTCCGCTACCCGGATCTGGTCCCGGACTATTTCTCGCCGGCGCCGGCCGAACATGGCCGCACTCTGGCTCCGGCAGCCGCCACCGCCTCCTTCGAAGAGGTCGAGGCCGCTCTCGAGGAAGAACGAGCGCTGCAGCAGGCGGAGCGCTGCTTCAGCTGCGGCTTGTGCAACGACTGCGATATCTGCCGTACCTTCTGCCCGGAAGTGGCGATCGATTGCGCATCCGCCCGCCGGATCCAATCCGAATACTGCAAGGGTTGCGGCATCTGCCTTACCGAATGCCCGCGCTGCGCGATGGTCATGGAGGAGGCGCAATCATGAGAGTGGTTCTTGAAGGAAGCCAAGCGGCTGCGGAGGCAGTCCGGCTGGCACGGGTCCAGGTGGTCTCGGCCTACCCGATCACCCCGCAAACCCATATCGTCGAAGAGCTCGCCAAATTCTGCGCAGAGGGTTCCCTCGACGGCCGCTTCATCTGCGTCGAGAGCGAGCACTCTGCCATGGCTTCGGTGATCGGAGCCGCCGCCGGCGGGGTGCGCACCTTCACCGCCAGTTCCTCGCATGGACTTGCCCTGATGCACGAAATGCTCCATTGGGCGGCCGGAGCGCGCCTCCCCATCGTCATGGCCGAGGTCAATCGCGCCCTCGGCCCGGGCTGGAACCTCTGGATGGACCAAACTGACAGCCTGGCGCAGCGCGACACCGGCTGGATACAGTTCTACTGCGCCGACGGCCAGGAGGTCCTCGATACCACCCTGCAAGCTTACCGCCTCGCCGAGGCGGTCAACCTGCCAGTGATGGTCGCCCTCGATGCCTTTTTCCTCTCGCATACCTACGAACCCGTCGACCTCCCCTCCCAGGAGGCGGTGGATCGTTTTCTTCCCCCCTTCACGCCCAAATTCCGCATGGACACAGCAGCGCCGATGAGCCTGCACGGTGTCGCGCCGATCGGTGTCTATATGGAGATGCGGCGCAGCATGCAGCTGGCCATGGAATCGGTGCCGCGCGTGCTCGCCGGAATCGAGGAGGAGTATGCCGGACAGTTCGGCCGCCGATGGGGCACAGTGGTGCCCTACCGTTGCGAGGATGCGGAGATCATCCTGGTGACCAGCGGCACCGCCGCCGGTACCGCCCGGGTGGCCGTCGACCAGCTGCGCGAAGCGGGCGAAAAAGCAGGTCTGCTGCGAATCCGGATGTTCCGGCCGTTCCCGGTCCGGGAGGTACGCGCGCAGCTCGCCGGCGCCCGCAAGGTGGCGGTGCTCGACCGCAACTGCTCCTTCGGCGCGGGCGGCATCTTCGCCTCCGAGCTCCGGAGCGCTCTGTACGGTGCCACAACGGTTCCGGTCTGGAGCTACATCACCGGACTCGGCGGCCGCGACGTCACCGTGGAAACCCTGATCAGGTTGTATACGCAAACGCGCGACGCGGAACGGCCCAAAGCCGGGAGCATCTGGCTGGAGTTGAAAGAGGAGCTTTTGCAGAAATGAGTCTGGACCAGAAGGAAGAATATCTCAATCCGGGACATGTAGGATGCCCTGGCTGCGGCGCGACCATCGCCATGAAGCTGGCCCTGCGCGCCCTGGGCGATAAGACCATGGTCGTCATTCCCGCCTCATGCTGGGCGATCATCGCCAGCAATTACCCCCAGTCGGCCCTCAAGGTGCCGGTTCTCAACACTGCCTTTGCCACGACCGGCGCGGCGTGCAGCGGCCTCCGCGCCGCCCTCGACCTCCGTGGCGACCGTGAAACCACCATCCTCGGCTGGGCCGGTGACGGCGGCACCTTCGATATCGGCTTTCAGGCCCTCAGCGCCGCCGCAGAGCGCGCCGAGGATTTCATTTATATCTGCTACGACAACGAAGCCTACATGAACACCGGCGTGCAGCGCAGTTCCTCGACCCCCTGGGGCGCCAGCACCATGACCACGCCGGGCAAGGAATGGAAACGCACCCCTAAAAAGAATATGGTCGAGATCCTGGCAGCCCATCGCATTCCCTACGTCGCGACCGCCAGCATCGCCTTCCCCGAAGATTTTGCCCGGAAATTGCTCAAGGCCCGATCGATCCGCAGCGGCCTGCGCTTCATCCATCTCTTCTCCTCGTGCCCAACCGGATGGGGCTATGCCCCGAGCGATACCATCAAGGTGGCGCGCATGGCAGTCCACGCCCGCGCCTTTCCGCTCTATGAAGTGGAAGCCGGCGAGCGCTGGATTCTCAACAGCCGCGACGGCGGCTTGCCGGTGCGCGACTACTTGCGGATGCAGGGCCGCTTCCGCCAGCTCGAAGAGGGCGACATTGCCTACATTCAGGCTTTTATCGACCGGGAATGGCAGCGCCTCAACCGGCGGGCGGAGCAATCCCCGGCCGGATAGTCTTGCTCCGACCGGCTCAGCCGCCTTTATTCGCCCCTGTTCTCCTCCACCGTCATCCTCACTTCCTGGATCTTGGGCTCCCGCTCCGGCGTGAGCGTAAAAAAGACCCGGATATTCTTCCGGACTCCCCGAAGCAAAAAAGAGCCACGCAGCCGGTCCTGGGGCTGTAGAGCGCCTATTTCGATGATTTCTCCTGTTTCATCGTACAGCTTCCGGGTCAGCCGGATCCATTCCGGCAGCGAACGGTCCAGGAAAAAATTCTCCGCGAAGATTCCGGCATCGCCCGCTCCTAGCCACCCCGGCAAGAGCTTGACCAGTTCTTTCTGCCGCTGCGCCAGGATCGGTGAATCCGCCGGTGGAAAGGGCTTCAGCCCTGCCAGGATGATGAGGGTGTCGAGCACCGCCCGGTTCACGCCGCTGGTCGTGGCGTAGGTGAGGTTGTCGAAGGAGATCACGGCGAGACCATAGTCGGGCATCATGGTCCAGTTGCAGCCAAAACCGGGCAGACCGCCGCTGTGGCCGACCGTCACCCGGCCGTCGCAATCCGACTGCCAGCGCAGCCCGTAGCCATAGGCCTGGACGGCGGGACAGGCGGTACCATCCGGGCGGTGGTTATCGAGCGCGAGGTTGTAAAACCGCCAGGGATGCTGCATCTCGCGCAGCGAAGCGCGGCACAGCGGGCCGGTCTCGGGCTCATCACGGGGCGGCCAGGCGGCAAGGTGCAGCGCGACATAGCGGGCGAAATCCTCGACCGAAGTGATCAGCCCGCCCATCGCCCCGTAGGCGCCGTGATGCGCCAGGGGCACCTCAATAAAGCCTGCGTCACCGGCGTCATAGCCACGAGCGAGCCGATTGGGTGACGCCTCCGTGTACTCCCATACCGTCGCATCCATCCCCAGAGGTTTGAAGATCTTGTCGGCGGTGTAGGTTTTATACGCCATGCCGGAGACCCGCTGCACGATCTGGCCGAGCAGGGCGAAGCCGAGATTGCTGTACTGGTAGGCGACGCCCGGCGCATACGCCAGGGAGATGCCGGGAATCAGCGCCAGCAGTTCCGCATCACTGCGAGCGAGCTGGCGGTCGCCCCAGGGATTGTCTTCGGGTAGACCGGCGCCATGGGTCAGGAGGTGGCGGAGGGTGATTTCGGGTGCGTCCGCCGTCGGATACCGCAACGCGCGCAGTTCAGGAAGGTATCGAGAGGCCGGATCGTCAAGGCTCAGGCGGCCGGCGTCGCGCAGCTGCAGGATCGCCAGCGCGGTGATGCTCTTGCTGATCGAGGCCGCGCGGAAAAGGGTTTGCGGTCCCGCTGCAATTCCCGCGTCGAGGTTGGCATAGCCGCAGCCGCCCGATAGGACCAGTTCGCCATCGAGGATCACTCCATAGGCCAGACCCGGCATATGGCGGGTGGCGGCGAAATCGCGTAAGAGCCGGTCGACCACCGCCGCGGCAGCCTTGATTTTTTCTCTGCTTGTGGCAGGCTGCGCACCAAGATCGCGTGCAAAGAGAGCCTGGGCGGCGATACATCCAATCACCCAGAAGAAAAGAACTTTACGCGGGCCCATTTTTACTCCGGAAGAAAATCCAGTAGACCGGCAGACCGGCGAGGATCACGGCGAAGACGATGGAAGTCCAGAAGGGATCGGTGATCAGGGCGTTGCCCAGAAGGTAGATGACGCCCACCAGAAAAACCGCTGGCACTACCGGATAACCCAACACTTTATAGGGACGCGGCAGATCGGGCCGCTTGCGGCGCAGGCGGTAGATCGAGGCCACACCGAGGCCGTAAAAGGGCCACATCGCCAGCACAAAGGTGTCGGTGAGCTGCTCGAAGGTGCGGGTGAGCACAAAGAGCACCCCGAGGGCCGCGGCGAGCAGGATGGCCATATAGGGGGTCTTGAAGCGCGGATGGACCCAGGCGATCGGCTTGAAGAGCATGCGGTCGTCCGCCATGGCAAAAAAGATACGCGGATTGGTCACCAGACTGCCATTGACCGATCCGAAGGTGGAGATCATCACCACCACCGAGACGATCGTAACCCCGGCCTGTCCAATCAGCGCCAGCATAGTGTCGGCGGCGATCAGCGGTGAGCCTTGCATCCGATCAATTGGGATGATGTAGAGATAGGCGGCATTCGCGAGCAGATAAATGGTGATGATCGCCAGGGTGCCGCCGATGAGGGCGCGCGGCAGATTGCGCTGCGGATTCTTAATCTCGCCGCTCGCAAAGGAGAGGTCGGCAAAGCCATCGTAGGCCCAAAGCACCGAGATCAGGGCGAGGCCGAAGAGTCCGCCCTCGACGCGGCCGCCGCAGCCGGGAGCGAAATGGGCAAAAGAGCCGCCGTGGGCATGTCCGATGGCGAAGGCGATGAGGACCAGGAGAGCAAGAGCCCCGTATTTGGCGAGGGTCGAGAGCCCGACGATGGCCGCCCCCAGACGGATCCCCACGACATTGACGACGGCGGCGAAAACGATGCATCCGGCCGAAAGATAATTGGAGAGCTGCGGATACAGGGCCGGATCATAGCCGAAGGAGCGCAGGCAGTAAGCGCCGAAGACGGTCGCGATCGCCCCGAGGGCGGAGGCGCGGATCAACAACAGCTGCGCCCAGCCAAAGAGAAAGGCGACGGGCCGCCCCCAGCCTTCACGCAGATAGGTATAGAGCCCTCCGGTCTGCGGCAGTGCGCCTGCCAGTTCGGCGATCGAAAGGGCCCCGCAAAGGGTGATCGCCCCGCCGAGCACCCAGACCAGGAGCATCAGGGCTGGATCCGGCACTCGCGCGGCAATGACCGCAGGATTGCGGAATATACCCGAGCCGATGGTGACGCCGATGACCACCCCGATGGCGGCCCAGACGCCGAGTCGGCGTTCGAGACCGCTAGGCGCTATTTGAGATTCGCGTTCTGATCCCAATTCGTGTTCTCCTGAAGCGGTTATACAATCGATGTCCACCACCCGTACGGCGCTATGGGCGTCTCATCGGCCTCCGGGCCTGATTTTCCCCCTTCTCCTTATAAAAATTCTCATAGATGGCCGGTGTGGCATTGTGAGGATAACAGCGAGTCTCCTTTTCGGCAAGATCGGCAGCGTTGTATTCAAAGCTCGATTCATACTGCGGTGGCGGTGCCGACAAGACAATGATATAGAAATAATAGGACTAAAT encodes:
- a CDS encoding amino acid permease, which produces MGSERESQIAPSGLERRLGVWAAIGVVIGVTIGSGIFRNPAVIAARVPDPALMLLVWVLGGAITLCGALSIAELAGALPQTGGLYTYLREGWGRPVAFLFGWAQLLLIRASALGAIATVFGAYCLRSFGYDPALYPQLSNYLSAGCIVFAAVVNVVGIRLGAAIVGLSTLAKYGALALLVLIAFAIGHAHGGSFAHFAPGCGGRVEGGLFGLALISVLWAYDGFADLSFASGEIKNPQRNLPRALIGGTLAIITIYLLANAAYLYIIPIDRMQGSPLIAADTMLALIGQAGVTIVSVVVMISTFGSVNGSLVTNPRIFFAMADDRMLFKPIAWVHPRFKTPYMAILLAAALGVLFVLTRTFEQLTDTFVLAMWPFYGLGVASIYRLRRKRPDLPRPYKVLGYPVVPAVFLVGVIYLLGNALITDPFWTSIVFAVILAGLPVYWIFFRSKNGPA